The proteins below come from a single Alnus glutinosa chromosome 9, dhAlnGlut1.1, whole genome shotgun sequence genomic window:
- the LOC133878677 gene encoding GDSL esterase/lipase At5g22810-like: MGLSTSFSASFLLLLLLVLRLFVADGQLVPALFIFGDSVFDVGNNNNLFTIIKSNFPPYGRDFVTRKPTGRFCNGKLASDFTADTLFLPSYPLAYLSKEAAGENLLIGANFASAASGYFDATADLYHAIPLRQQVEYYREYQHRLVKITGRSNASTIISGAIYLLSAGSSDFLQNYYIDPLLQVAYSFDRFSEILIQSYSNFIQRLYALGARRIGVSTLPPIGCLPAAITIFGLGGNECVGRLNEDAISFNNRLNATSQRLQNDLSGLILVVLDIYQPLLNLSTDPTANGFLEARRACCGTGLLETSILCNPHSVGTCANASDYVFWDGFHPTEAANYILAGTLTGSGSLLIG, from the exons ATGGGGCTTTCAACATCTTTCTCggcttcctttcttcttcttcttcttctggttCTTAGGCTATTTGTTGCCGATGGGCAGCTAGTTCCTGCATTGTTCATATTTGGGGACTCTGTTTTTGATGTTGGTAACAATAACAACCTCTTCACCATCATAAAATCAAACTTCCCTCCTTATGGAAGAGACTTTGTCACTAGAAAGCCAACCGGAAGGTTCTGCAATGGAAAGCTTGCCTCAGACTTCActg CTGATACCCTGTTCCTCCCTTCGTATCCACTGGCTTATCTAAGCAAGGAAGCCGCAGGAGAGAACCTCTTGATCGGTGCAAACTTTGCTTCAGCTGCCTCTGGTTATTTTGATGCTACAGCCGACCTATAT CATGCGATTCCATTAAGGCAGCAGGTGGAGTACTACAGGGAGTATCAGCATAGGTTGGTGAAAATAACAGGGAGATCAAATGCTTCAACAATAATATCTGGTGCAATCTACCTTCTTAGTGCTGGGAGCAGTGACTTTCTTCAGAACTATTACATTGACCCTCTTCTCCAAGTGGCCTATTCTTTTGATCGCTTCTCAGAAATTCTCATCCAATCCTATTCAAATTTCATTCAG AGGCTATATGCATTGGGAGCAAGGAGAATTGGAGTGTCAACACTGCCCCCAATTGGATGCCTGCCAGCAGCCATCACAATATTTGGGTTGGGTGGCAATGAGTGTGTGGGCAGGTTAAACGAAGATGCAATTTCCTTCAACAACAGGCTCAATGCCACTTCTCAGAGGCTGCAAAATGACCTTTCTGGTCTCATATTGGTTGTCCTCGATATCTACCAACCTCTTTTAAATCTTTCCACAGATCCTACAGCAAATG GGTTTTTGGAGGCAAGGAGGGCTTGCTGTGGAACAGGATTGCTAGAGACGTCAATACTATGCAATCCACACTCTGTGGGCACCTGTGCGAATGCATCAGATTACGTCTTCTGGGACGGTTTCCATCCGACGGAGGCTGCAAACTACATTTTAGCTGGAACTTTGACCGGCAGTGGTTCTCTGCTCATCGGCTAA
- the LOC133878678 gene encoding GDSL esterase/lipase At5g22810-like → MGLSTSFSASFLLLLVLGLFVADGQQVPALFIFGDSIFDVGNNNNLFTFIKSNFPPYGRDFDTRLPTGRFCNGKLASDIIAAEYLGFTSYPLAYLSREATGENLLIGANFASAASGYFDATADLYHAIPLSQQLEYYREYKPRLVEIAGRSNASTIISGALYLLSAGSSDFLQNYYIDPLLQVAYSFDRFSEILIQSYSNFIQRLYALGARRIGVTSLPPIGCLPAAITIFGLGGNQCVGRLNKDAVSFNNRLNATSQRLKNRLSGLKLVVFDIYQPLLNLSTDPTANGFFEARRACCGTGLLETSILCNPFSVAAGTCANASDYVFWDGFHPTEAANRILARTLSDSGYVLVT, encoded by the exons ATGGGGCTTTCAACATCTTTCTCggcttcctttcttcttcttctggttCTTGGGCTATTTGTGGCCGATGGGCAGCAAGTTCCTGCATTGTTCATATTTGGGGACTCTATTTTTGATGTCGGTAACAATAACAACCTCTTCACCTTTATAAAATCAAACTTCCCTCCTTATGGAAGAGACTTTGACACTAGACTACCAACCGGAAGGTTCTGCAATGGAAAGCTTGCCTCAGACATTATCGctg CGGAATACCTGGGGTTCACTTCTTATCCACTAGCTTATCTAAGCAGAGAAGCCACAGGAGAGAACCTCTTGATTGGTGCAAACTTTGCTTCAGCTGCTTCTGGTTATTTTGATGCTACAGCAGACCTTTAT CATGCGATCCCATTAAGCCAGCAGTTGGAGTACTACAGGGAGTATAAGCCCAGGTTGGTGGAAATAGCAGGGAGATCAAATGCTTCAACAATAATATCTGGTGCACTCTACCTTCTTAGTGCCGGGAGCAGTGACTTTCTTCAGAACTATTACATTGACCCTCTTCTTCAAGTGGCCTATTCTTTTGATCGCTTCTCAGAAATTCTCATCCAATCCTATTCAAATTTCATTCAG AGGCTATATGCATTGGGAGCAAGGAGAATTGGAGTGACATCACTGCCCCCAATTGGATGCCTGCCAGCAGCCATCACAATATTTGGGTTGGGTGGCAACCAGTGTGTGGGCAGGTTAAACAAAGATGCAGTTTCCTTCAATAACAGGCTTAATGCCACTTCTCAGAGGCTGAAAAATCGCCTTTCTGGTCTCAAATTGGTTGTCTTCGATATCTACCAGCCTCTTTTAAATCTTTCCACAGATCCTACAGCAAATG GGTTTTTTGAGGCAAGGAGGGCTTGCTGTGGAACAGGATTGTTAGAGACGTCAATACTATGCAATCCATTCTCTGTGGCTGCGGGCACATGTGCGAATGCATCAGATTACGTCTTCTGGGACGGTTTCCATCCGACGGAGGCTGCAAACCGCATTTTAGCCCGAACTTTGTCCGATAGTGGCTATGTGCTCGTCACCTAA
- the LOC133878515 gene encoding uncharacterized protein LOC133878515, with amino-acid sequence MDYSLAALKLLCAQLKDATETASQNSMTLGGILFQRAWLQGVLVSAPDENDDVEAPLLLDDGTGIVKLSLSSADFRLRPWKTGMYVMVVGGYNARAVEPPEIKVHKIVDLSAIPDREAMWYLEVMEAYKLFYGPLIEELV; translated from the exons ATGGACTACAGCCTAGCAGCGCTGAAGCTGCTGTGCGCTCAGCTGAAGGACGCGACGGAAACGGCGTCGCAGAACTCCATGACTCTCGGCGGCATCCTCTTCCAACGCGCCTGGTTACAG GGCGTTCTGGTCTCGGCCCCCGACGAAAACGACGACGTTGAAGCGCCGTTGCTTCTCGACGACGGCACCGGCATTGTCAAGCTCTCCCTCTCCTCCGCCGACTTCCGTCTGCGCCCTTGGAAGACCG GGATGTATGTGATGGTTGTTGGAGGATACAATGCGCGCGCGGTTGAACCCCCAGAAATCAAG GTTCACAAGATTGTAGATCTTTCGGCGATCCCGGATCGAGAGGCAATGTGGTATCTTGAAGTTATGGAGGCATACAAACTGTTCTACGGCCCCCTAATTGAAGAACTCGTGTGA
- the LOC133876670 gene encoding uncharacterized protein LOC133876670, with amino-acid sequence MALDSEPALVEEQGEEEEEKERKLQLDAPAHHPSAPPDELFEISTTVDPSYIISLIRKLLPTDARNNHDSPGVDACVDINQVENTGHVEECSASLSGDEVLNSSNNKSESMEIVGDYDQHARQEGEDEESFRTSDQPSVSSEEEAWEEYGCILWDLSASKTNAELMVQNLILEVLLANLLVSQSVRVKEISLGIIGNLACHEVPLKHIVSTNGLVEIIVDQLFLDDAQCLCEACRLLTLGFQSGGECITWAEALQSEHILCQILWIVENTLNLQLIEKSVGLLLAIIESQPKVVHVLLPPLMKLGLPNLLINLLTFEMSKLMSERTPERYPILDVVLRAIEALSAIDGYSQEICSNKELFRLACDMVKLPDKVEVASSCVTAAVLVANILSDVSDLASEMSQDLHFLQGLLDIFPFASDDLEARSALWSIIARLLFHVQENEMSQSSLSQYVSVLVSKSYLIEDDLLDHQLDDSSKGHEGLTTNCTKSNAITTALRRIISILTQWTASKDSAEESNMTSELNGDNVNMNRLLDCCRKYSEFNAASSFKD; translated from the exons ATGGCGCTCGACTCAGAACCAGCCCTTGTAGAAGaacaaggagaagaagaagaagaaaaagaacggAAATTACAACTTGATGCACCGGCACATCACCCTTCTGCTCCGCCTGATGAG TTGTTTGAAATCTCAACTACAGTTGATCCTAGTTATATAATCTCTCTGATACGGAAACTTCTACCAACTGATGCAAGAAATAACCACGATTCTCCTGGCGTTGATGCGTGTGTTGACATTAATCAAGTAGAAAATACTGGTCATGTGGAAGAATGTTCAGCTTCTCTATCTGGAGATGAAGTTCTGAATTCTTCAAATAATAAATCTGAGAGCATGGAGATTGTTGGGGATTATGATCAACATGCTCGACAAgaaggagaagatgaagaatcatTTCGTACATCTGATCAGCCTAGTGTATCATCAGAAGAAGAGGCTTGGGAGGAGTATGGTTGCATTTTATGGGATCTTTCTGCAAGTAAAACTAATGCAGAACTCATG GTACAAAACCTCATACTTGAAGTACTTTTAGCAAACCTTTTGGTTTCCCAATCTGTGCGTGTTAAG GAGATTAGCCTTGGAATTATTGGAAACCTTGCCTGCCATGAAGTTCCGTTGAAACATATAGTCTCTACAAATGGATTGGTTGAGATAATTGTGGATCAGTTATTTCTAGATGATGCTCAATGCCTATGTGAAGCTTGTCG GTTGTTAACCTTGGGTTTTCAAAGTGGGGGTGAATGTATTACTTGGGCTGAAGCATTGCAGTCTGAGCATATTCTATGCCAAATTTTATGGATTGTGGAAAATACTTTAAATCTACAGCTTATTGAAAAG AGTGTAGGACTATTATTAGCCATCATTGAAAGTCAGCCGAAAGTTGTGCATGTTCTTCTTCCACCTTTGATGAAGCTGGGATTGCCAAATTTATTGATTAATCTCTTGACTTTTGAGATGAGCAAATTAATGAGTGAAAGAACACCTGAAAG GTACCCAATTCTTGATGTAGTCCTTCGCGCAATTGAAGCTCTTTCTGCTATAGATGGTTATTCTCAAGAAATCTGTTCAAATAAGGAACTTTTTAGACTGGCTTGTGACATGGTCAAACTCCCTGACAAAGTTGAG GTTGCCAGCTCTTGTGTTACTGCTGCAGTACTGGTTGCAAATATTCTTTCTGATGTATCTGATTTAGCTTCAGAGATGTCACAGG ATTTGCATTTCTTACAGGGGCTGCTCGATATATTTCCTTTTGCTTCGGATGATCTAGAAGCACGGAGTGCACTCTGGAGCATCATTGCAAGGTTGCTATTTCATGTTCAGGAAAATGAGATGAGTCAATCAAGTCTATCTCAGTATGTTTCAGTTCTTGTAAGCAAATCTTATCTGATTGAAGATGATCTTCTCGACCACCAATTAGATGACTCCAGCAAAGGACACGAGGGCTTGACAACTAATTGCACAAAATCAAATGCTATAACTACAGCC CTTAGAAGGATAATCAGTATTTTAACCCAATGGACTGCTTCAAAGGACTCTGCTGAAGAGAGTAACATGACAAGCGAACTTAACGGAGATAATGTCAATATGAATAGATTGCTTGATTGCTGTCGTAAATATTCTGA ATTTAATGCTGCATCGTCCTTCAAGGATTGA